From Actinomyces sp. oral taxon 171 str. F0337, one genomic window encodes:
- a CDS encoding acetate/propionate family kinase has translation MTQRTVLVINSGSSSIKYQLVDPDSGASLASGLVERIGEETGAITHKHGEERTEITEPVPDHGFGLSEVLRLFEEQGPSLADAHIVAVGHRVVQGGRYFSGPALIDDDVVARIEQLVPLGPLHNPAHLKGIEVGRRLLSDVPHVAVFDTAFFQDLPEEAARYALDREVADTYSIRRYGAHGTSHQFVSGAVSELLGRDDLKQVVLHLGNGASASAVVAGHAVDTSMGLTPLEGLVMGGRTGDIDPAAVFHLARVAGMSIDEIDHLFNRGSGMKGLAGDNDMREVWKRIGAGEQEAREAMDIYLHRLVKYVGAYTAVMGGLDALTFTAGIGENDANLRRELGERLGFMGVTIDQEVNETRSDEPRVISTPDSKVTVLVVPTNEELAIARQALTLI, from the coding sequence GTGACTCAGCGCACCGTCCTCGTTATCAACTCCGGCTCCTCCTCCATCAAGTACCAGCTGGTCGACCCCGACTCGGGCGCCTCGCTCGCCTCCGGCCTGGTGGAGCGCATCGGCGAGGAGACCGGCGCCATCACCCACAAGCACGGCGAGGAGCGCACCGAGATCACCGAGCCGGTCCCCGACCACGGCTTCGGCCTGTCCGAGGTGCTGCGCCTGTTCGAGGAGCAGGGCCCCTCCCTGGCCGACGCCCACATCGTGGCCGTGGGCCACCGGGTCGTCCAGGGAGGACGCTACTTCTCCGGCCCGGCCCTCATCGACGACGACGTCGTGGCCCGTATCGAGCAGCTCGTGCCGCTGGGCCCGCTGCACAACCCCGCCCACCTCAAGGGCATCGAGGTGGGGCGCCGGCTCCTGTCCGACGTGCCGCACGTGGCCGTCTTCGACACCGCCTTCTTCCAGGACCTCCCTGAGGAGGCCGCCCGCTACGCCCTGGATCGCGAGGTCGCCGACACCTACTCCATCCGCCGCTACGGGGCTCACGGCACCAGCCACCAGTTCGTCTCCGGGGCGGTCTCGGAGCTCCTGGGGCGCGACGACCTCAAGCAGGTCGTCCTGCACCTGGGCAACGGGGCCTCGGCCTCGGCGGTCGTGGCCGGGCACGCCGTGGACACATCCATGGGCCTGACCCCGCTGGAGGGCCTGGTCATGGGTGGGCGCACCGGTGACATCGACCCGGCCGCCGTCTTCCACCTGGCGCGGGTGGCCGGCATGTCGATCGACGAGATCGACCACCTGTTCAACCGTGGCTCGGGTATGAAGGGCCTGGCCGGGGACAACGACATGCGCGAGGTGTGGAAGCGCATCGGCGCCGGTGAGCAGGAGGCCCGCGAGGCCATGGACATCTACCTGCACCGCCTCGTGAAGTACGTGGGCGCCTACACCGCCGTCATGGGCGGCCTGGACGCCCTGACCTTCACCGCCGGTATCGGCGAGAACGACGCGAACCTGCGCCGCGAGCTCGGCGAGCGCCTGGGCTTCATGGGCGTCACGATCGACCAGGAGGTCAACGAGACCCGCTCCGACGAGCCGCGGGTCATCTCCACGCCGGACTCGAAGGTCACCGTGCTCGTGGTGCCCACCAACGAGGAGCTCGCTATCGCCCGACAGGCACTCACCCTCATCTGA
- the pta gene encoding phosphate acetyltransferase, producing MARSIYIASPNAGTGKSTVALGLVSCLTKVVAKVGVFRPFVESREGDAFLSLLLNRAGSTTPAEQCVGATWDEFHADPEEALARIVDAYRALAREHDVVIIDGSDFTDVAGNPELALNARVAANIGVPVLLVVSGQHDVEDVVASVEVSMAEIADNHARTVAVVANKCLPETRQAVGEALTAIEGITSTTLPEVPLLAAPVVREVLDAVEGTLIAGDETLLDREAESVLVCAMDVAHVLERLTAGQLAIVPADRSAMLISLMAAQASSSFPILSGLILNGGFEVAPHALRLLEGLDVNIPVITSPLDTFTAASAAGSLQGLLAHGSERKIDVAVTTFEQEADVDALLSALEVEPSEVVTPIMFQAELVERSRANRRTIVLPEPEDDRVLRAADAILRRGIADLVLLGDETTVRARATELGLDIAAARVVATNDPELLEKYAEEFARLRSKKGVTLEQAREKVQDVSYFGTMMVHMGDADGMVSGAAHTTAHTIVPSFQIIKTKPGTSIVSSVFLMLLQDRVLVYGDCAVNPEPNAAELADIAISSAATARQFGVEPRVAMLSFSTGTSGKGADVDKVREATELVRAKEPDLAVEGPIQYDAAIDPTVAAKKAPDSLVAGRANVFIFPDLSSGNIGYKAVQRSSGAIAIGPVLQGLNKPVNDLSRGALVEDIINTVAITAVQAQG from the coding sequence GTGGCGCGCAGTATCTACATCGCCTCACCCAACGCCGGAACCGGGAAGTCAACGGTGGCCCTCGGGCTGGTCTCCTGCCTGACCAAGGTGGTTGCCAAGGTCGGCGTCTTCCGCCCCTTCGTGGAGAGCCGTGAGGGCGATGCCTTCCTCAGCCTCCTGCTGAACCGTGCCGGCTCCACCACGCCCGCAGAGCAGTGCGTCGGCGCGACCTGGGACGAGTTCCACGCCGACCCCGAGGAGGCCCTGGCACGTATCGTCGACGCCTACCGGGCCCTGGCGCGCGAGCACGACGTCGTCATCATCGACGGCTCGGACTTCACCGACGTCGCCGGCAACCCCGAGCTGGCCCTCAACGCCCGGGTGGCGGCCAACATCGGCGTCCCCGTGCTGCTGGTGGTCTCCGGACAGCACGACGTGGAGGACGTCGTCGCCTCCGTGGAGGTCTCCATGGCCGAGATCGCCGACAACCACGCCCGCACCGTCGCGGTCGTGGCCAACAAGTGCCTTCCCGAGACCCGCCAGGCCGTCGGCGAGGCACTGACCGCCATCGAGGGCATCACCTCCACCACGCTGCCCGAGGTGCCGCTGCTGGCGGCTCCGGTGGTGCGCGAGGTGCTCGACGCCGTCGAGGGCACTCTCATCGCCGGCGACGAGACGCTGCTCGACCGCGAGGCCGAGTCCGTCCTCGTGTGCGCCATGGACGTCGCCCACGTCCTGGAGCGCCTGACCGCGGGCCAGCTCGCCATCGTTCCGGCCGACCGCTCCGCCATGCTCATCTCCCTCATGGCGGCCCAGGCCTCCTCGAGCTTCCCGATCCTGTCCGGCCTCATCCTCAACGGCGGCTTCGAGGTGGCTCCCCACGCGCTGCGCCTCCTGGAGGGGCTGGACGTCAACATCCCGGTCATCACCTCCCCGCTGGACACCTTCACCGCCGCCTCCGCGGCCGGCTCCCTGCAGGGCCTGCTCGCCCACGGCTCGGAGCGCAAGATCGACGTCGCCGTGACCACCTTCGAGCAGGAGGCCGACGTCGATGCCCTCCTGTCGGCCCTGGAGGTCGAGCCCTCCGAGGTCGTCACCCCCATCATGTTCCAGGCCGAGCTGGTGGAGCGCTCGCGCGCCAACCGCAGGACGATCGTCCTGCCCGAGCCGGAGGACGACCGGGTCCTGCGGGCCGCCGACGCCATCCTGCGCCGCGGGATCGCCGACCTGGTGCTGCTGGGCGACGAGACCACGGTGCGGGCCCGCGCCACCGAGCTGGGCCTGGACATCGCCGCCGCCCGGGTCGTCGCCACGAACGACCCCGAGCTGCTGGAGAAGTACGCCGAGGAGTTCGCCCGCCTGCGGTCCAAGAAGGGCGTCACCCTGGAGCAGGCCCGTGAGAAGGTCCAGGACGTATCCTACTTCGGCACGATGATGGTCCACATGGGAGACGCCGACGGCATGGTCTCGGGCGCCGCCCACACCACCGCTCACACGATCGTCCCCTCCTTCCAGATCATCAAGACCAAGCCGGGGACCTCGATCGTCTCCTCGGTCTTCCTCATGCTCCTGCAGGACCGGGTGCTCGTCTACGGCGACTGCGCCGTCAACCCCGAGCCCAACGCCGCCGAGCTGGCCGACATCGCCATCTCCTCGGCCGCCACGGCCCGCCAGTTCGGCGTCGAGCCGCGCGTGGCGATGCTGTCCTTCTCCACCGGGACCTCCGGTAAGGGCGCGGACGTGGACAAGGTCCGTGAGGCCACCGAGCTGGTACGGGCCAAGGAACCCGACCTCGCCGTCGAGGGCCCCATCCAGTACGACGCCGCCATCGACCCGACCGTGGCCGCCAAGAAGGCCCCGGACTCGCTCGTGGCCGGGCGGGCCAACGTCTTCATCTTCCCGGACCTGTCCAGCGGCAACATCGGCTACAAGGCGGTCCAGCGCTCCTCGGGCGCCATCGCCATCGGCCCGGTCCTTCAGGGTCTCAACAAACCGGTCAACGACCTCTCGCGCGGCGCCCTGGTGGAGGACATCATCAACACCGTCGCCATCACCGCCGTCCAGGCCCAGGGCTGA
- a CDS encoding PepSY-associated TM helix domain-containing protein: protein MDPTAETEPSPPSRTSRVMALVRRWLSAAVGLGLLIITLSGVLLPHQGEIMRSLNPTAYTHDADPGQVSLPQAVETVQNGHPDEPVLSATWDTDIVEVRTERATYTVDPSTGHEISRASAIPEWVAALDNLHRCLLSCQGPGHVHWLSQEIPHTGWWGSHRGLTVGGLVVATSGVVLVVLTVSGLRTWWPMQRYRRTALSSHWRTQRLSRDTDLFKAAGLVLLPLLFLWGYYASVFSIRPTQPASPVSMTGYQSPVEPTSTGQDQDIGPHRAVAAAQEAGGGQAVALFLPEPGDPSSTYTIWVSQGERVTSRQSHNSVAVNVDPGTGRATVPSTPAREPTARAG, encoded by the coding sequence ATGGATCCCACGGCCGAGACCGAACCCTCCCCGCCCTCCCGCACCTCCCGGGTGATGGCGCTCGTGCGCCGCTGGCTGTCGGCGGCAGTCGGTCTGGGGCTGCTGATCATTACTCTCAGCGGCGTGCTCCTGCCGCACCAGGGAGAGATCATGCGCTCGTTGAACCCGACCGCCTACACCCACGACGCCGACCCCGGTCAGGTCTCACTGCCTCAGGCGGTCGAGACGGTCCAGAACGGTCATCCCGACGAGCCCGTCCTGTCAGCGACGTGGGACACCGACATCGTCGAGGTCAGGACCGAGCGGGCCACCTACACGGTCGACCCCTCCACCGGGCACGAGATCAGCAGGGCGTCGGCGATCCCGGAGTGGGTTGCCGCCCTGGACAACCTGCACCGCTGCCTGCTGTCCTGCCAGGGTCCCGGCCACGTGCACTGGCTGTCCCAGGAGATCCCCCACACCGGATGGTGGGGCAGTCACCGGGGCCTGACCGTCGGGGGCCTGGTCGTGGCCACCTCGGGCGTGGTCCTGGTAGTCCTCACAGTCAGCGGGCTGCGCACGTGGTGGCCGATGCAGCGCTATCGACGCACCGCACTGTCCTCCCACTGGCGCACCCAGCGCCTGTCGCGGGACACCGATCTCTTCAAGGCGGCCGGCCTGGTCCTCCTTCCCCTGCTGTTCCTGTGGGGCTATTACGCCAGCGTGTTCAGCATCCGCCCCACCCAGCCCGCGTCCCCCGTCTCGATGACCGGGTACCAGTCCCCGGTGGAACCGACCAGCACGGGCCAGGACCAGGACATCGGGCCGCATCGCGCTGTCGCCGCGGCGCAGGAGGCAGGCGGCGGGCAGGCGGTCGCCCTGTTCCTCCCTGAACCGGGCGACCCGTCGTCGACATACACGATCTGGGTCTCGCAAGGAGAACGGGTCACCTCTCGGCAGTCCCACAACAGCGTCGCAGTGAACGTCGACCCCGGTACCGGGCGGGCCACGGTCCCCTCCACGCCCGCCCGCGAGCCGACCGCTCGAGCGGGTTAG
- a CDS encoding sulfite exporter TauE/SafE family protein: protein MLPSLTATAWILLAVVAALCGIAKTALPGAATIAVALCTAALPAKESTGAILLMLMTGDLLAVWSYRGDADFRMLRRLVPAVLTGVGAGALFLHLASNDSTRRLIGAILLILVLITLLQRRSAARNRSDEAPESARPAPAGSRPARLVYGSLAGFTTMVANAGGPVTSMYFLACRYPVKAFLGTTAWFFFLVNLVKLPFSVSAGLVNPTTLSLAVIAAPVVIASALAGRRLAEHMDQRIFEPIIVALTIISALPLLR from the coding sequence GCATCGCCAAGACCGCCCTGCCCGGGGCTGCCACCATCGCCGTGGCCCTGTGCACCGCGGCGCTGCCGGCCAAGGAGTCCACCGGTGCCATCCTGCTCATGCTCATGACCGGCGACCTGCTGGCCGTGTGGAGCTATCGCGGCGACGCGGACTTCCGCATGCTGCGCAGGCTCGTCCCCGCGGTCCTGACCGGCGTCGGCGCCGGCGCCCTGTTCCTGCACCTGGCCTCCAACGACTCCACTCGCCGCCTCATCGGCGCCATCCTGCTGATCCTGGTCCTCATCACGCTCCTGCAGCGCCGCTCGGCCGCCAGGAACAGGTCCGACGAGGCGCCCGAGTCGGCGCGCCCGGCCCCGGCCGGCAGCCGCCCGGCCCGCCTGGTCTACGGCAGTCTGGCCGGCTTCACCACAATGGTCGCCAACGCCGGAGGACCGGTGACCTCCATGTACTTCCTGGCCTGCCGCTATCCGGTCAAGGCGTTCCTGGGGACGACGGCCTGGTTCTTCTTCCTGGTCAACCTGGTCAAGCTGCCCTTCTCCGTCTCAGCCGGCCTGGTCAACCCCACGACCCTGTCACTGGCCGTGATCGCAGCACCGGTCGTCATCGCCTCGGCCCTGGCCGGTCGCCGCCTCGCCGAGCACATGGATCAGCGGATCTTCGAGCCGATCATCGTCGCGCTGACCATCATCTCCGCGCTGCCTCTGCTTCGCTGA